One Vibrio campbellii CAIM 519 = NBRC 15631 = ATCC 25920 genomic window carries:
- a CDS encoding YggS family pyridoxal phosphate-dependent enzyme: MSSIQQNIEHITSQIRHDEQKCGRSPESVQLLAVSKTKPVEAILEAYQAGQEAFGENYVQEGVSKVQHFAEHYPDNRIEWHFIGPIQSNKSRPVAEHFDWVHTIDRAKIAQRLNDQRPSELKPLQVLIQVNTSGEESKSGVADAEIFELAELISRLPNLTLRGLMSIPANEPDYKSQLRAFKQLEELKQKLAQQYPDVDTLSMGMSGDMDAAIEAGSTMVRIGTAIFGARDYSKQQ, translated from the coding sequence ATGAGTAGTATTCAACAAAACATTGAACATATCACCTCTCAAATTCGACACGACGAACAAAAGTGCGGTCGTTCTCCAGAGTCAGTGCAACTTCTAGCAGTAAGCAAAACTAAACCTGTCGAGGCAATTCTCGAAGCTTACCAAGCTGGCCAAGAGGCGTTTGGTGAAAACTACGTCCAAGAGGGCGTCAGTAAAGTTCAGCACTTTGCCGAGCATTATCCAGATAATCGAATCGAATGGCACTTCATTGGTCCAATTCAATCCAATAAATCACGCCCTGTTGCTGAACATTTCGATTGGGTTCACACCATCGATCGCGCTAAGATCGCTCAGCGCCTCAATGACCAACGCCCAAGCGAGCTAAAACCGCTACAAGTTCTGATTCAAGTTAATACCAGTGGTGAAGAATCAAAATCTGGCGTCGCCGATGCAGAAATATTCGAGCTGGCTGAGTTGATTTCTCGCCTGCCAAACCTCACGTTAAGAGGGTTGATGTCGATTCCTGCCAACGAGCCAGATTACAAATCACAACTTCGCGCATTCAAACAACTTGAGGAGCTAAAGCAAAAACTAGCTCAGCAATACCCAGATGTCGACACGCTGTCCATGGGGATGAGCGGTGACATGGATGCAGCCATCGAAGCAGGTAGCACCATGGTGCGCATCGGCACGGCGATTTTTGGCGCGCGCGACTACAGCAAACAGCAATAA
- the hemW gene encoding radical SAM family heme chaperone HemW gives MLTPPALSLYVHIPWCVQKCPYCDFNSHALKAEIPEEEYINALLEDLDTDIEKYRLNEAPRPLHSIFIGGGTPSLISAEGIERLLKGIEARIPFKPEIEITMEANPGTIEAERFVGYRKAGVTRISIGVQSFEQQKLERLGRIHGQDEAVNAAKLAHQIGLNSFNLDLMHGLPDQSIEQALADLDKAIELAPPHLSWYQLTIEPNTMFYYKPPTLPDDDDLWDIFEQGHEKLAAAGYVQYEISGYSKPGYQCQHNLNYWRFGDYLGIGCGSHGKLSFADGHIVRTTKVKHPRGYLMAYQNMVKPYLDSEQLVADEDRPFEFFMNRFRLMEACPKQDYIDTTGLPLSSIQETIDWALEMGYLSETETHWQITEKGKLFLNDLLEAFMAEEE, from the coding sequence ATGCTAACGCCCCCTGCACTGAGCTTGTATGTACACATCCCATGGTGTGTACAAAAGTGCCCGTATTGCGACTTTAACTCTCACGCGCTCAAAGCCGAGATCCCAGAAGAAGAGTACATCAATGCCCTTCTTGAAGATTTGGATACCGACATTGAGAAATACCGTCTTAACGAAGCGCCACGTCCACTGCATTCAATCTTCATTGGTGGTGGTACGCCGAGTTTGATTTCGGCAGAAGGCATCGAGCGTCTACTTAAAGGTATTGAAGCGCGTATTCCGTTCAAGCCTGAAATCGAAATCACCATGGAAGCTAACCCAGGCACCATTGAAGCAGAGCGTTTTGTTGGCTATCGCAAGGCTGGTGTAACGCGAATCTCTATCGGCGTGCAAAGCTTTGAACAACAGAAGCTGGAGCGTTTGGGGCGTATTCACGGTCAAGACGAAGCCGTCAATGCTGCTAAGCTGGCGCACCAAATCGGTTTGAACAGCTTTAACCTCGATCTCATGCACGGTTTACCTGATCAAAGCATCGAACAAGCCTTGGCAGATTTGGATAAAGCGATTGAGTTGGCGCCGCCGCACCTCTCTTGGTATCAGCTGACCATCGAACCAAACACCATGTTCTACTACAAGCCACCGACTCTGCCAGATGACGATGACTTGTGGGATATCTTCGAACAAGGACATGAGAAGCTGGCAGCAGCAGGTTACGTGCAATACGAGATTTCAGGTTACAGCAAGCCGGGCTATCAGTGTCAGCACAACCTGAACTATTGGCGCTTTGGTGACTACCTTGGCATTGGTTGCGGCTCACACGGTAAGCTGAGCTTTGCTGATGGTCACATCGTCCGTACCACTAAGGTCAAGCACCCACGTGGCTATCTGATGGCATACCAAAACATGGTGAAGCCGTACTTGGATAGTGAACAGCTTGTGGCTGATGAAGATCGTCCGTTTGAGTTCTTTATGAACCGCTTCCGCTTAATGGAGGCGTGCCCGAAACAAGACTACATCGATACGACAGGTCTGCCGTTGAGCTCAATTCAAGAGACTATCGATTGGGCGCTTGAGATGGGTTACCTGAGTGAAACCGAGACTCACTGGCAAATTACCGAGAAAGGTAAGCTGTTCCTCAATGATTTGCTCGAAGCCTTTATGGCGGAAGAGGAATAA
- a CDS encoding type IV pilus twitching motility protein PilT, with the protein MDITELLDFSVKHNASDLHLSAGVPPMVRIDGDVRKLGIPAFTHQEVHRLVFEIMNDAQRSEFEEKLEVDFSFELHNVGRFRVNAFNQSRGCAAVFRTIPSSIPTLEELEAPEIFRKIANAEKGLVLVTGPTGSGKSTTLAAIVDYINRNHNKHVLTIEDPIEFVHTNNKCLINQREVNRDTHSFQNALRSALREDPDVILVGEMRDKETISLALTAAETGHLVFGTLHTSSAAKTIDRIIDVFPGSDKDMVRSMLSESLRSVIAQKLLKRNGGGRIACHEIMMATPAIRNLIREDKVAQMYSIIQTGAAHGMQTMEQNARQLMAQGMVSREEVDKKVEIEAQQFS; encoded by the coding sequence ATGGATATCACTGAGTTACTGGATTTTAGTGTAAAACATAATGCTTCGGATCTACATCTTTCTGCAGGTGTACCACCAATGGTTCGTATTGATGGTGATGTAAGAAAACTGGGCATTCCAGCGTTTACACACCAAGAAGTGCACCGTTTGGTTTTTGAAATCATGAACGATGCGCAGCGCAGTGAGTTCGAAGAAAAACTCGAAGTCGACTTTTCATTTGAATTGCATAACGTTGGCCGTTTTCGTGTCAACGCTTTCAACCAATCTCGCGGTTGTGCGGCGGTCTTCCGTACCATCCCAAGTAGCATTCCAACACTGGAAGAGCTAGAAGCTCCTGAGATCTTCAGAAAAATCGCCAATGCGGAAAAAGGTTTGGTACTGGTTACTGGCCCAACGGGTTCTGGTAAATCGACTACCTTGGCTGCCATTGTTGACTACATTAACCGTAATCACAATAAGCACGTCCTAACAATTGAAGATCCGATTGAATTTGTTCACACCAACAATAAGTGTCTGATCAACCAACGTGAAGTAAACCGTGATACACACAGCTTCCAAAACGCGCTACGCAGCGCGCTGCGTGAAGACCCGGATGTGATCCTAGTTGGTGAGATGCGTGATAAAGAAACCATCAGTTTGGCGCTGACGGCTGCTGAAACGGGTCACCTTGTTTTCGGTACACTGCACACTAGCTCGGCAGCGAAAACCATCGACCGTATTATTGACGTCTTCCCTGGTAGCGACAAAGACATGGTGCGTTCGATGCTGTCGGAATCATTGCGTTCGGTTATCGCGCAAAAACTTCTGAAACGTAACGGCGGCGGTCGTATCGCGTGTCATGAAATAATGATGGCAACGCCTGCGATCCGTAACCTTATCCGTGAAGATAAAGTCGCTCAGATGTATTCGATCATTCAGACTGGTGCGGCGCATGGTATGCAGACCATGGAGCAGAATGCTCGTCAATTGATGGCGCAAGGCATGGTATCGCGTGAAGAAGTGGATAAGAAAGTTGAAATTGAAGCGCAGCAATTCTCGTAA
- a CDS encoding DUF4426 domain-containing protein codes for MSKWITALLISLLSLPSMAGQFKTMKDIEVHYIAFNSTFLTPKIARSYDIKRNGYNAVLNISVIDSASLGKPAVEAEISGQAKNLIGQTQKLTFREVKEGDAIYYLAELGITNEETFTFDIDVKAGNKGSGKLKFTQKFYVEE; via the coding sequence ATGAGCAAATGGATTACCGCCCTACTGATCAGCCTGTTGTCTTTACCAAGCATGGCAGGTCAGTTCAAAACCATGAAAGACATCGAGGTCCACTACATCGCGTTTAACTCAACCTTTTTAACTCCCAAGATCGCCCGTAGCTACGACATCAAGCGTAATGGCTACAATGCAGTACTGAACATCAGCGTGATCGATAGTGCCTCTCTGGGTAAGCCAGCCGTTGAAGCAGAAATCAGTGGGCAGGCAAAGAACCTTATCGGTCAAACGCAAAAGCTCACCTTCCGTGAAGTGAAAGAAGGCGATGCGATTTACTACCTAGCTGAGCTCGGTATCACCAACGAAGAAACTTTTACCTTCGATATTGACGTTAAAGCTGGAAACAAAGGCTCAGGTAAGCTTAAATTCACCCAGAAATTTTATGTCGAAGAGTAA
- the ruvX gene encoding Holliday junction resolvase RuvX, giving the protein MSRTIMAFDFGTKSIGSAIGQEVTGTASPLKAFKANDGIPNWDDIEKQIKEWQPDLLVVGLPTDLHGKDLETITPRAKKFANRLHGRYGLPVELHDERLSTAEARAELFSMGGYKALSKGNIDCQSAVVILESWFESLWGE; this is encoded by the coding sequence ATGTCACGTACAATCATGGCCTTCGATTTCGGCACCAAGAGCATTGGTAGTGCCATCGGGCAAGAAGTCACAGGCACAGCCTCACCGCTAAAAGCATTCAAAGCGAATGACGGCATTCCAAACTGGGATGATATCGAAAAGCAAATTAAAGAGTGGCAACCAGACCTATTAGTGGTGGGTTTGCCGACAGACTTACATGGTAAAGACCTAGAGACCATCACGCCGCGAGCGAAGAAGTTCGCCAACCGTCTGCATGGTCGTTACGGTTTACCTGTTGAATTGCATGATGAACGCCTATCAACGGCAGAAGCACGTGCAGAACTGTTCAGTATGGGTGGCTACAAGGCGCTATCAAAAGGCAATATCGACTGCCAATCCGCGGTAGTAATTCTTGAGAGCTGGTTTGAAAGCCTTTGGGGTGAGTAG
- the gshB gene encoding glutathione synthase, with protein MIKLGIVMDPISSINIKKDSSFAMMLEAQRRGYEIHYMEMNDLHLDQGKAIADTKVVELKEDPNGWYEFKSEQTIELSELDAVLMRKDPPFDTEYIYATYILERAEEQGALIVNKPQSLRDCNEKLFTAWFPELTPTTIVTRKAEKIKAFREEHGDVILKPLDGMGGASIFRVKENDPNVSVIIETLTNHGQNYAMAQTFVPDISNGDKRILVVDGEPMPYCLARIPAKGETRGNLAAGGTGEARPLSETDMKIAQAVAPTLKEKGLIFVGLDVIGDKLTEINVTSPTCIREIEAAFDISITGKLMDAIERRVKGE; from the coding sequence ATGATCAAACTCGGTATCGTAATGGACCCAATCTCGTCCATTAACATCAAAAAAGACTCTAGCTTTGCCATGATGCTTGAAGCGCAACGCCGCGGCTACGAAATACACTACATGGAAATGAACGATCTGCACCTAGACCAAGGTAAAGCAATCGCAGACACTAAAGTGGTTGAGCTTAAAGAAGATCCAAACGGCTGGTACGAATTCAAATCAGAGCAGACTATCGAACTGTCTGAGCTTGATGCAGTGCTAATGCGTAAAGATCCTCCGTTCGACACTGAGTACATCTACGCAACTTACATCCTTGAGCGTGCTGAAGAGCAAGGCGCACTGATCGTGAACAAGCCACAAAGCCTACGCGACTGTAACGAGAAACTGTTCACCGCTTGGTTCCCAGAACTAACGCCAACTACCATCGTGACGCGTAAAGCAGAGAAGATTAAAGCTTTCCGTGAAGAACACGGTGATGTGATCCTAAAACCACTTGATGGTATGGGCGGCGCATCTATCTTCCGCGTGAAAGAGAACGATCCAAACGTATCGGTAATCATCGAGACATTGACGAACCACGGCCAAAACTACGCAATGGCGCAAACCTTCGTGCCAGACATTAGCAACGGTGACAAGCGCATCCTAGTAGTTGATGGTGAGCCAATGCCTTACTGCCTTGCTCGTATCCCAGCAAAAGGTGAAACGCGTGGCAACCTAGCGGCTGGCGGCACGGGTGAAGCTCGTCCACTAAGTGAAACTGATATGAAGATCGCTCAAGCAGTCGCACCAACACTAAAAGAAAAAGGTCTTATCTTTGTGGGTCTTGACGTGATTGGCGACAAGCTAACGGAAATCAACGTAACCAGCCCAACCTGTATTCGTGAAATTGAAGCTGCTTTTGATATTTCTATCACAGGTAAGCTAATGGACGCGATTGAGCGCCGAGTGAAAGGCGAATAA
- the rsmE gene encoding 16S rRNA (uracil(1498)-N(3))-methyltransferase, with amino-acid sequence MRIPRIYHSETIQQLGVIALSDDAAGHIGRVLRMKEGQEVLLFDGSGAEFPAVISEVSKKNVMVEISERVESSIESPLDLHLGQVISRGDKMEFTIQKSVELGVNTITPLISERCGVKLDQKRFEKKLAQWQKIAISACEQCGRNVVPEIRPIMSLEEWCQEEYDGLKLNLHPRAKYSINTLPTPVEKVRLLIGPEGGLSSDEIDMTREYQFEETLLGPRVLRTETAALTAITALQVRFGDLG; translated from the coding sequence ATGCGTATCCCTCGAATTTATCATTCAGAAACCATTCAACAACTTGGCGTCATTGCTCTGAGCGACGATGCAGCCGGCCATATTGGTCGCGTGCTGCGCATGAAAGAAGGGCAAGAAGTCCTGCTGTTTGACGGCAGCGGTGCAGAATTCCCAGCAGTCATCAGTGAAGTCAGCAAAAAGAATGTGATGGTTGAGATTTCTGAACGCGTAGAAAGCAGCATTGAGTCACCACTTGATCTTCACCTTGGTCAGGTTATTTCGCGTGGCGACAAGATGGAATTCACCATCCAAAAATCAGTAGAACTTGGCGTTAATACGATTACACCGCTGATCTCTGAACGTTGTGGTGTGAAACTAGACCAAAAACGTTTTGAGAAGAAACTGGCTCAGTGGCAAAAGATTGCGATCAGTGCGTGTGAACAGTGTGGTCGCAACGTAGTACCTGAAATTCGCCCTATCATGAGCCTAGAAGAGTGGTGCCAAGAAGAGTACGACGGCTTGAAACTAAACCTTCATCCACGCGCTAAATACTCTATCAACACCCTGCCAACACCTGTTGAAAAAGTTCGTCTGTTGATCGGCCCTGAAGGCGGTCTATCCTCTGACGAAATCGACATGACTCGCGAATACCAATTTGAAGAGACGCTACTCGGTCCTCGCGTTTTGCGCACCGAAACAGCGGCTCTGACAGCAATTACAGCTTTACAAGTTCGTTTCGGCGATCTTGGTTAA
- a CDS encoding YqgE/AlgH family protein codes for MNLTNHFLVAMPGMKDPYFQNSVIYVCEHNEEGAMGLMINAPVDITVGSMLNQVEVQPVHPRLFEASLDRPVYNGGPVSEDRGFILHKPKDYYESSIQMTDELAVTTSKDILSVLGTEAEPSDYLVALGYSGWSAGQLETELAENSWLTIEAAPEIIFDTPIIDRWKKAVEKLGIDPSQLSADAGHA; via the coding sequence ATGAACCTCACAAACCATTTCTTAGTTGCCATGCCGGGAATGAAAGATCCCTACTTCCAGAATAGCGTTATCTACGTCTGTGAACATAACGAAGAAGGCGCTATGGGGTTGATGATCAACGCTCCTGTCGACATCACAGTAGGCAGCATGCTCAATCAAGTCGAAGTGCAACCTGTGCACCCTCGACTGTTTGAAGCAAGCTTGGATAGACCGGTATACAACGGCGGTCCCGTTTCTGAAGATCGTGGTTTTATCCTGCACAAACCAAAAGACTACTACGAATCAAGTATTCAAATGACCGACGAACTGGCGGTGACTACGTCTAAAGACATCTTGTCGGTACTAGGGACAGAGGCTGAACCAAGTGATTATTTAGTAGCACTGGGATATTCAGGCTGGAGTGCGGGTCAATTAGAAACCGAGCTGGCTGAGAACTCTTGGCTGACCATCGAAGCGGCACCAGAGATCATTTTCGATACACCGATTATCGATCGCTGGAAAAAAGCAGTCGAAAAGCTTGGCATCGATCCGAGCCAACTATCTGCGGATGCTGGCCACGCTTAA
- a CDS encoding YggT family protein, which yields MNSMSFLISTLFDLYIMVVILRIWLQAARADFYNPFSQFIVKATQPVVGPLRRLIPSIGSIDLATVLFAYVLCVLKFVALILIASSGSVSFSMDFLFLGLLSLMKAAGGLLFWVLLIRAILSWVSQGRSPIEYVFHQLTEPMLAPIRRIIPAMGGFDLSVLVLFIGLQFANFLMGDMIGPIWYQL from the coding sequence ATGAATTCAATGAGTTTTCTCATCTCAACCCTATTTGACCTGTACATCATGGTCGTGATTTTGCGTATTTGGTTGCAAGCTGCTCGTGCAGATTTCTACAACCCATTCTCGCAGTTTATCGTCAAAGCAACCCAACCGGTTGTAGGACCGCTGCGCCGTTTGATCCCATCCATCGGCAGCATCGACCTAGCGACGGTACTGTTCGCTTACGTACTGTGTGTGCTTAAGTTTGTTGCGCTGATCCTGATCGCTTCTAGCGGGTCAGTTTCATTCAGCATGGATTTCCTATTCCTAGGCTTATTGTCTCTGATGAAGGCTGCTGGCGGCTTGTTGTTCTGGGTACTACTGATCCGCGCAATCCTGAGCTGGGTTAGCCAAGGTCGCAGCCCTATCGAATACGTATTCCACCAGCTAACTGAACCAATGCTAGCACCAATCCGCCGCATCATTCCTGCAATGGGTGGCTTCGATTTAAGCGTGCTTGTGTTGTTCATCGGCCTACAATTCGCTAACTTCCTAATGGGCGACATGATTGGTCCTATCTGGTATCAACTATAA
- the proC gene encoding pyrroline-5-carboxylate reductase: MEHKKIAFIGAGNMVRAIVSGLVANGYPAQNIIATAPSETRRQPLEQDFGIRTTSDNIAAATEADVVVLSVKPQMMEDVCKPLQSIDFSDKLVISIAAGINCSRLDGMLATKLNLVRVMPNTPSQLGLGMSGLYAPEHVQEKDKAFAAELMQACGKVCWVEQESGINNVIAAAGSAPAYFFLFMEAMQAEAIAQGFDKDTARTLVQQSALGAASMVVENPQTELSTLRENVTSKGGTTAEALRTFNEHQLSDIVAKAMQAAVARAEEMEKLF; this comes from the coding sequence ATGGAACATAAAAAGATTGCCTTTATCGGCGCAGGAAACATGGTGCGTGCGATTGTTTCTGGTCTTGTAGCAAATGGCTACCCAGCACAGAACATCATTGCAACCGCCCCATCAGAGACGCGTCGCCAACCTCTTGAGCAAGACTTTGGCATCCGTACCACCAGCGATAACATCGCAGCCGCGACAGAAGCGGATGTTGTGGTATTGTCTGTGAAACCACAAATGATGGAAGACGTGTGTAAACCACTGCAATCTATCGACTTCAGTGACAAACTGGTTATCTCCATCGCTGCGGGCATCAACTGTTCACGTTTGGATGGCATGCTAGCGACTAAGCTCAACTTGGTTCGCGTGATGCCAAATACACCATCGCAACTTGGTTTGGGCATGAGTGGTCTTTATGCGCCTGAACATGTGCAAGAAAAAGATAAAGCTTTCGCGGCAGAGCTAATGCAAGCCTGCGGTAAGGTATGCTGGGTTGAACAAGAATCTGGCATCAATAACGTAATTGCAGCGGCAGGCAGCGCACCGGCTTACTTCTTTCTGTTTATGGAAGCGATGCAAGCAGAAGCGATTGCTCAAGGTTTCGATAAAGACACGGCTCGCACGCTAGTGCAACAATCCGCACTTGGTGCAGCAAGTATGGTGGTAGAAAACCCACAAACTGAGCTTTCTACACTGCGCGAGAACGTCACATCAAAAGGCGGCACAACGGCAGAAGCACTACGTACGTTCAACGAGCACCAACTGTCTGATATTGTGGCGAAAGCAATGCAAGCTGCGGTTGCTCGCGCTGAAGAAATGGAAAAACTGTTTTAA
- the yggU gene encoding DUF167 family protein YggU encodes MSEAVWHDGEDVVLRLYIQPKASRDKIVGLHGEELKIAITAPPVDGKANAHLTKFLAKQFKVAKGLVHIEKGELGRHKQIRIESPVQIPTEIKAII; translated from the coding sequence ATGTCAGAAGCAGTTTGGCATGATGGCGAGGATGTGGTGCTTCGGCTCTACATCCAACCAAAAGCAAGCCGCGACAAGATCGTCGGCTTGCATGGTGAAGAGCTCAAAATTGCCATCACCGCGCCGCCTGTCGATGGTAAAGCGAATGCGCACTTAACCAAGTTTTTAGCCAAACAATTTAAAGTTGCTAAAGGTTTGGTTCACATAGAAAAAGGTGAACTGGGACGTCATAAACAAATTCGGATAGAATCCCCAGTGCAAATACCTACAGAAATTAAAGCCATCATTTGA
- a CDS encoding XTP/dITP diphosphatase produces the protein MKKIVLATGNQGKVREMADLLSDFGFEVLAQSEFNVSEVAETGTTFIENAIIKARHAAQETGLPAIADDSGLEVDFLKGAPGIYSARYAGEKASDQENLEKLLKAMEGVPETERTARFHCVLVLMRHENDPTPIVCHGKWEGRILTEAHGENGFGYDPIFFVPEDNCASAELEPARKKQLSHRGKALKSLFAQLSEQVSQ, from the coding sequence ATGAAAAAGATAGTGCTAGCAACAGGCAACCAAGGCAAAGTTCGTGAGATGGCAGATCTGCTGTCTGACTTCGGTTTTGAAGTATTGGCGCAAAGTGAATTCAACGTATCTGAAGTAGCAGAAACTGGCACGACTTTCATCGAAAACGCGATCATCAAAGCTCGCCATGCAGCACAAGAAACGGGTCTTCCTGCGATTGCGGACGACTCTGGCTTAGAAGTTGATTTCTTGAAAGGCGCTCCGGGCATTTACTCTGCACGCTATGCGGGTGAAAAGGCCTCTGACCAAGAGAACCTAGAGAAGCTACTTAAAGCAATGGAAGGCGTACCAGAAACAGAGCGCACCGCTCGTTTCCACTGTGTATTGGTTTTGATGCGTCACGAGAACGATCCAACCCCTATCGTTTGTCACGGTAAGTGGGAAGGTCGCATTCTAACTGAAGCACATGGTGAAAATGGCTTTGGCTACGACCCAATCTTCTTCGTACCTGAAGACAACTGCGCGTCTGCCGAACTTGAGCCAGCACGTAAAAAACAACTGTCTCACCGCGGTAAAGCACTCAAATCGTTGTTTGCTCAACTGTCTGAGCAAGTGTCTCAGTAA
- a CDS encoding PilT/PilU family type 4a pilus ATPase — MDLNKFLEGMLALKASDLYITVGAPILFRVDGELRPQGDKLTENDVALLLDSAMEPERRQEFRKSRESNFAIVRDCGRFRVSAFFQRELPGAVIRRIETNIPTFEQLKLPLVLQDLAIAKRGLVLVVGATGSGKSTTMAAMTGYRNNNKTGHILTVEDPIEFVHEHKRCIVTQREVGLDTDSYEVALKNSLRQAPDMILIGEIRSRETMEYAMTFAETGHLCMATLHANNANQALERILHLVPKDQKDQFLFDLSMNLKGVVGQQLIRDKNGQGRHGVFEILLNSPRVSDLIRRGDLHELKSTMARSNEFGMLTFDQSLYKLVMQGKISEEDALHSADSANDLRLMLKTQRGEAFSTGTLANVKIDMD; from the coding sequence ATGGATCTGAATAAATTTCTCGAAGGCATGTTGGCGTTAAAAGCGTCGGATCTCTACATCACTGTCGGTGCTCCGATTTTGTTTCGTGTGGATGGTGAATTGCGCCCGCAAGGCGATAAGCTGACTGAAAATGATGTCGCCTTGTTACTTGACAGTGCAATGGAACCAGAGCGACGCCAGGAGTTTCGTAAAAGCCGTGAGTCTAACTTTGCCATTGTCCGTGATTGCGGTCGTTTCCGTGTCAGTGCCTTTTTCCAACGTGAATTGCCGGGAGCCGTTATTCGTCGTATTGAAACCAATATTCCGACGTTTGAGCAACTTAAGTTACCTTTGGTACTGCAAGACCTTGCTATTGCCAAGCGTGGTTTAGTGCTGGTGGTTGGTGCCACTGGTTCTGGTAAGTCGACCACTATGGCGGCGATGACGGGTTATCGCAACAACAACAAAACGGGTCACATCCTGACGGTAGAAGACCCGATTGAATTTGTGCACGAGCACAAGCGTTGCATCGTGACACAGCGTGAAGTTGGCCTAGACACCGACAGCTATGAAGTGGCGTTGAAAAACTCGTTACGTCAGGCGCCTGATATGATTTTGATTGGTGAGATCCGTAGCCGAGAAACGATGGAATACGCGATGACCTTTGCTGAGACTGGTCACTTGTGTATGGCGACACTGCACGCCAACAACGCGAACCAAGCGCTGGAGCGTATTTTGCACCTAGTGCCGAAAGATCAGAAAGATCAGTTCTTATTTGATCTGTCGATGAACTTAAAAGGTGTGGTGGGTCAGCAGTTGATCCGTGATAAGAACGGTCAGGGGCGTCATGGCGTGTTTGAGATCTTATTAAACAGTCCACGTGTTTCTGATCTGATCCGTCGAGGTGACCTGCATGAATTGAAATCGACCATGGCTCGCTCTAACGAGTTCGGGATGTTGACCTTCGACCAATCGCTCTACAAGTTGGTGATGCAAGGTAAGATCAGCGAAGAGGATGCATTGCACAGTGCAGATTCAGCCAACGATCTACGTTTAATGTTGAAGACGCAACGCGGTGAAGCCTTCTCTACAGGCACGCTGGCGAATGTTAAGATCGATATGGATTAA
- the glsB gene encoding glutaminase B: MKPTAQILTDILAEVRPLIGQGKVADYIPALAKVPNTKLGIAVYTNEGEVIKAGDAEESFSIQSISKALSLTLAMCLYKQEEIWCRVGKEPSGQAFNSMIQLEMEQGIPRNPFINAGAIVVADLLQSRLSAPRQRLLEFARQLSGDTHIVYDKVVAASEMMHGDRNAAIAYLMRSFGNFENEVIPVLQNYFHACALKMSCVDLAKTFSYLANKGTSVQTGKPVVSPTQTKQLNALLATCGLYDGAGEFAYRVGMPGKSGVGGGIIAVVPGEMTIAVWSPELDASGNSLAGTKALELLAERIGRSIF; encoded by the coding sequence ATGAAACCTACAGCGCAAATTTTGACAGACATTCTGGCGGAAGTTCGCCCATTAATTGGCCAAGGCAAAGTGGCCGACTACATTCCCGCATTGGCAAAAGTACCCAATACTAAGCTGGGTATCGCGGTATACACCAATGAAGGTGAAGTGATTAAAGCGGGCGATGCAGAAGAGTCGTTTTCGATTCAGTCGATCTCAAAAGCGTTGAGCCTGACTCTGGCAATGTGCTTGTACAAGCAAGAAGAGATCTGGTGTCGTGTAGGTAAAGAGCCTTCTGGTCAGGCGTTTAACTCGATGATCCAGTTAGAGATGGAGCAGGGCATTCCACGTAACCCGTTCATTAACGCCGGTGCTATTGTGGTAGCTGATTTGCTGCAAAGCCGTCTCTCTGCGCCGCGTCAGCGTCTATTGGAATTTGCTCGTCAGCTATCTGGTGACACTCATATTGTGTACGACAAAGTGGTTGCCGCGTCTGAAATGATGCATGGCGACCGCAACGCTGCGATTGCGTACTTGATGCGTTCATTTGGTAACTTCGAGAACGAGGTTATCCCCGTTCTGCAAAACTACTTTCATGCTTGTGCGTTGAAGATGAGCTGTGTCGATCTGGCGAAGACCTTTAGCTACTTAGCCAATAAAGGCACGTCGGTACAAACGGGTAAGCCTGTCGTGTCACCAACGCAAACCAAGCAGTTGAATGCATTGCTAGCAACTTGTGGCTTGTACGATGGTGCTGGTGAATTTGCTTACCGCGTTGGTATGCCGGGTAAGTCTGGTGTTGGCGGTGGCATCATCGCTGTCGTTCCGGGTGAAATGACGATTGCTGTTTGGTCTCCAGAGCTTGATGCATCTGGTAACTCACTCGCTGGTACTAAAGCGCTTGAGCTGCTTGCCGAGCGCATTGGTCGTTCGATTTTTTAA